ATAAACGACCTCCTCGCGTGCCTTGAGCGGCATGACATAGCTGTGGGCTCCCGTTACGTGCCGGGCGGCAGGGACCTCGGGGACTCGCGAACTGCCGCCTTCATGAGCCGCCTCCTGAGCATAATCGCCAAGACGGTCCTGAATGTCCCCGTGAACGATATGAACAGCGGCTTTATAGCTACGAAAAAGGAGATAGTGAAAGAACTCGGGCTGAGGGGCGACTACGGCGAGTACTGCCTCGACTTCCTCTACAGGGCCCATAAGAAAGGGTATAGCATAGCTGAAGCGCCGTATGTATGCGTACCACGGCTTAAGGGCGTATCCAAGACAGCTACCGGCCTCCTGGGCTTTTTCTGGCGCGGGAGGAAGTACATATACTCCATAATGAAACTACGGCTGGCCCGCATATAAAACCGGGCGCGGCGCAGGAAACAGCACCGTCATCCTCACCTCCGCCCCATTCCCTCAGGGACCGCTCCAATCCACCAGCCCTGTCGCCCCGAAGCCACGCATATCTATAATTCTCTTGAATATAGCTGGTTTATTAGAGTAAAATATTCGCCTGGCAAAAAGGCCGTTTTTGCAAGTTTCGCGTATTCTTCGCGCTTGCAAGCGCGTGCTGTTGGGCTCCGGACTACGCGCAAAAACAGAAAGCGGGGTACTGGCATGCTTAAAAGAACCATACAGCCGGAAGATTACGCCTTCGGGGAAAAAATCGATGTACTCCCTGGCAAGGACCCGGAGGTTAAGATAACCCTCAAACGCATACCGGTGGTCGAGGAAGAGGGAAAGATGATCCCGGTCTGCGAGCCGATCCTCCAGGGGAACGAGCTCAAGTATCTGAAAGAGTGCGTGGAGACGAACTGGATCTCCTCCACCGGCCGGAAGATAATCGCTTTCGAAGAGGCCTTTGCCAAAAAAGTGGGCGCCAAGTACGGCGTCTCGTGCACGAACGGCACCACCGCCCTCCATCTCGCCCTTTATGTTGCCGGGGTAGGCCCCGGAGACGAGGTCATTCTCCCGACCTTCACGATGATAGCCACGGCCAACGTGGTCACGCACCTGGGCGCCAGGCCCGTCCTCGTTGACGCCGACCCATACACCTATACGATGGACGCCGGCAAAATAGAGGAAAAGATAACTGAAAAGACCAGGGCCATAGTGCCGGTGGACATCTACGGCCACCCATGCGACAT
This sequence is a window from Deltaproteobacteria bacterium. Protein-coding genes within it:
- a CDS encoding glycosyltransferase; the protein is MPKGVTVVLPTYNERENIGKLARGILDSVRTDVEIIVVDDDSEDLTWKAVEEMGLPSVRVIRRVGEKGLTSAINRGISESRYDLVAWMDADLSMPPDKINDLLACLERHDIAVGSRYVPGGRDLGDSRTAAFMSRLLSIIAKTVLNVPVNDMNSGFIATKKEIVKELGLRGDYGEYCLDFLYRAHKKGYSIAEAPYVCVPRLKGVSKTATGLLGFFWRGRKYIYSIMKLRLARI